The sequence CAATATAATTGAATTTTATTTCGCTGAACTTCAATATTTTTCTTCAATTTCGGGAAATATAGAATTCCTGTCAAATTAAAAGGATAATCAACATTTATATGTATGTGAAAAAGCGGTGATTCAAAAGAATATGGATATAATTCTCTGTAAAAATCTTGATAATCTTCATCTTTTAACTCTGCTGGAGCTTTTTTCCAAAGAGGATTTGGATTATTTATAATGCGTGGTTTTTCAACATCTTTATATTTTTGATTTCCGTCTTTATCTTTTTCTCCTTCAATGGGTTCGGAAATTTTTTCTGTTCCAAATTCTATAGGAAATGGTAAAAATCTGCAATATTTTTTTAATAATTCTAAAATGCGATTTTCATCATTAAATTCTAAGGAATCTTCTGAAAAGTAAAGTGTAATTTCTGTTCCGCGGTCAGTTTTTTTAGAACTGCTCATTGTGTATTCAGGAGAGCCATCGCAAGACCATTTCACAGCTTTAGCATCTTTAATATAGCTCAGTGTTTCTATTTCAACTTTTTCTGAAACCATAAACGAAGAATAAAAACCTAAGCCAAAATGTCCGATTATTCCGCTAATTTCTTTTTCGTCTTTGCCAATATATTTTTTTACAAAATCTTCTGCTCCGCTAAATGCAATTTCGTTTATATATTTTTGCACTTCTTCTTCTGTCATGCCAATGCCACGGTCGATAATCTTTAGAGTTTTCTTCTTAGTGTCAAGTTCTATGCGGATTGTAAGATCGCCTAATTCTGTTTCTGCTTTTCCAAGCGAAACAAGTTTTTTTAATTTTGTGCTTGCATCTATCGCATTTGAAACTAATTCTCTGAGAAAAATCTCGTGTTCTGAGTAAAGAAATTTTTTAATAATAGGAAAAATATTTCCTGCTTGTACATTTATAGATCCTTTTTGCATAATTTATTTTTTTTGCAATTTCTCAAAGCCTATGCCAATAAAGAAAAGATGACAAAATGGCACTATTTATTGTTAAATATCATACAAGATGAAAAAATATATTGTTTTTGCAGATTTACGTATCTTTCCCCTATAAATTTCATCAAAATATCAAAGAACGAAAAACCTTTATTACCGCTTTTGGTTTGCGAATTTCCCCTGCGAGTTTGTGTATGATAAAAATTTTTATGTTATCTTTGATTTCGAGAATTAGTGAATGGCAAAAAAGAGAAAAATAAAGATTATGGTAGCCTCAACGGTTTATCAAAACCGTGATTTGCTGTTGCAAATTTGCGGTATTTTGAATACCTACGGTTATCATGTTATTAATTCTGAATATGGAACGCTTCATCCTCCATTAGGGATGAATAATACAGAGGCTTGCATTGCTGCTGTAGCTGAATGTGATATTTTCTTTGGTATAATCAATCCGATGTATAGCACTGGAATTACGCATTTAGAATTTAAAAGGGCTATTGCTATTGACAAACCAAGAAGATTTATTGCTCATAGTTTTGTAACTTTCTCACGAAAATTACTTGCTCAATATATGTATGATGATGCAGACAAAACCCAACGTAACAATTTTGAAATTCAATCCACTTCAGTAATGGACAGTGTGAAGGTCATTGATATGTATAATGATGCAGTTCAAAGTAATTTGGCCTATGAGAAACGAAAATATCATTGGGTACAGGAATTTTTTAGACCTGATGAAGCATTAAGACACGTTGAAACTTTGTTCCGTGATATCAAGCGTGTAGAACGTGAATTGGCTAATTTGAATAATCCAGTACTATGAAAACAGAACAACTCATAAAAGACCTGCTTAAACAGGATGAAAGCGGACAGCTAGAGTTTAAAGAAGTTGTTTGTAAAGATACTATTGGAAAAACTATTTGTGGTTTTTTAAATCACAAAGGTGGTCAGTTACTTATTGGAATTACCGGCGATAAAGAAATTAGAGGTGTTAAAGATGCAAATAAATGGCAGTCTGAAATTGAGCAATACTTGATTAAAGAAATAGTACCTGAAGCACCCGTAATGGTTTCTATTGAGAACTATGGCAACAAACAATTGCTTTTAATTAAAGTTTGGGAAGGCTCAAAACAACCTTACATCTTTAACGGCAGTATTTATTATCGAAGAAATGACAGAACTATTAAGGCATCATCAAAGGAAATTTCTGATTTAATTCATAAAAGAATGGAAACGGAAATTCATTGGGAACGTCAAGCAGCCTTAGGTGTAGAGTTAGATGATTTGGATATAGAGGAAATCGAAAAAACGATGGATGCTGCATTCTCTGACAATAAAATGAAAGACATTAAAAAAGAACCGCTAGAGTTTTTATCCTATTATGGACTTTTTAAAAATGGTAATTTTACTAATGCGGCTGTAGTTCTTTTTGCTAAAAATCCGTCACGTTTTATTCCACAAGCAAGAGTTCGTGTGGCATTTCTTGACCATGGAAAAACAGGCGATGTTTTTAGAGATGACCAATTATTAGAAGGTAATTTGTTTAAGAATATAGAAATCATTCAAAATTTCTTTGAAAAACATCTATCGTTTAGCCGAAAATTTGAAAACAACAATTGGAAAAGAAAAGATGATTATGTTTTTCCAATGGCTGCTTTACGAGAAGGAGTTATGAATGCTTTAGTGCATAGAGAATATAGTTTAGTGTCAAGTGCTTTATCAATTATTATTTATAATGACAAACTTGAAATTACAAATAGTGGCAAATCTCCTTTAAAACAAAGCGAATTAAAAAAGAATCATTTATCAATGCCGTATAATCCAGATATTGCACATATGGTTTTTCTAAGAGGTTATATAGAAAAGATAGGCAGAGGAACTTTAAAGATTATAGATGCTTGTAAACAAGCTGGTATTAAAACTCCAGTATGGGAAATAGGAGAACAAACTGTTAAGTTAACTTTCTTTAGTGATATTAAACTTGGTGGTGCAAATGAAGGTGCTAATAAAGGAGCAATTGAGGGAGCAATTGAGGGAGCAATTGAGGGAGCAACAAAAAGAGTTAAAGATAAACTAGCTATTTTATTAAGTGCTATTGCAGCTAAGGAAGGAAATAGAGTTCCTGAATATAAAGAAGTTACGGGTTTGCCTGATAGTAGTATGGAAAGATATATTAAGCAGCTGAAAGATGCCGGTCTAATAGAATTTAAAGGAGAAGCAGCTCATACAGGAGGTTATTATTTAACAAAGAAAATGAAAACAAAATTGAAACAGCGTGAAAGTAAATAAACCATTGTGTGCCTTAAAAAAACAATTATATAAAAGTATCTTTCCCCTATAAATTCCATCAAAATATCAAAGAACGAAAAACCTTTATTACCGCTTTTAGTTTGCGAATTTCCCCTGCGAGTTTGTGTATGATAAAAAATTTTATGTTATCTTTGTAGTATTGAAAAAAATAAAAAAATAAAATATGAAACAAGAGGAAAAAACTAAAAAGGTTTTAAGTCGTTTGGGCATTAAACCTATTAATGACGGTGTTTGTACAGGCACAAAGTGGATAGATAGCAAAGGTGCTACCACAACATCTTTTTCACCAATTGACAATTCTGAAATTGCAAAAGTAAAGAATGCTACAATTGATGATTATGAAAAAGTAATGAAAACAGCTCAAGAGGCATTTTTGCAATGGAGAAAAGTGCCTGCTCCAAAACGTGGTGAAATTGTTAGACAAATTGGACTTGCATTGAGAGAAGCAAAAGAAGATTTAGGATATTTGGTTTCATTAGAAATGGGAAAAATCTATCAAGAAGGCATGGGCGAAGTGCAAGAAATGATAGATATTTGCGACTTTGCACAAGGTCAATCGCGTTTGCTAAATGGATTTACCATGCAGTCTGAGCGCAATGAACATAGACTTTATGACCAATATCATCCACTTGGAATTGTTGGATTAGTAACAGCATTTAATTTCCCTGTAGCTGTATGGGCATGGAACTCAATGTTAGCAGCTGTATGTGGTGATGTGGTAGTGTGGAAGCCAAGTTCAAAAACACCACTATGCGCAATCGCAGTTCAAAACATTATTGCAGATGTTTTAAAGAAAAACAAACTTCCAGAAGGTATTTTTAATTTGGTTGTAGCAAAATCATCTGTATTAGGAGATAACTTTGTAGCTGATAAACGAATTCCTTTATTTTCTATAACTGGCTCCACAAGAGTAGGTAAGAGGGCAGGTGAAATTATCGGGGCAAGACTTGGAAAATCTATTTTAGAATTAGGCGGAAATAATGCTGTTATAATTTCAGAATCAGCTGATTTGGATATGGCTGTTTCTTCAACAGTATTTGGTGCTGTAGGAACTTGCGGTCAGAGATGTACTTCAACTAGACGCCTCATTATCCATGAAAAAGTGTATGAAGATGTGAAAAAACGCCTTTTGAATGCTTACAAACAAATTGAAAATAAGATAGGTAGCCCGCTAGACGAAAATGTATTAGTAGGACCGCTTATTGATAAAGATGCTCAAGACACATTCTTAAAAGCTATTGAAGCTGTTAAAAAAGAAGGTGGTAAAGTTTTGTTTGGCGGAACTAAATATGAAGTTGGAGATTGCAAAAAAGGAAGCTATGTTTTACCAGCACTTGTTGAAGCTAAAAATGAATATGAAATTGTTCAAGAAGAAACTTTCGCTCCAATATTATATTTAATTAAATACAAAGGCGAAATTGAAAATGCTATTGCTATTAATAATGATGTGCCTCAAGGATTATCATCTTCATTATTCTCTTTGAATATGCGTGAAGTTGAAAAATTTCTTTCTGGAAGTGGTTCTGATTGTGGTATTGCTAATATCAACACTGGAACTTCTGGTGCAGAAATTGGTGGCGCTTTCGGTGGCGAAAAAGATACAGGCGTAGGACGTGAATCAGGCTCTGACTCATGGAAGCAATATATGCGTCGCCATACAAATATGATTAATTATAGCGATGAGCTTCCTTTAGCTCAAGGTATAAAATTCGATTTGTAAAATATCTTTTTTAATATTTTTAAAACTGATGTGCTGATAATTTGGTGCATCAGTTTTTTTATGAAATGGCTTTTAGTTATTAGTGTTGAGTTTTTAGTTTTTAGTTGCGGTGACGTAAGTGCTTGATAATCAATGAATTACAAATCGCCACCGCTTTGCCTGTCTTGCCCATCTGCTTTGCTTGTCCACCCGCTTAAGTCATTGATACTCAGATAGTTACGTGGCGACAGGCTTCGCATGGGTGCGGCGGCTTCGCATAACTCCTTGATAATCAGATAGTTATGAGAATGCAACAGCGTACAAACCTAACAGGTTTTGGAAACCTGTTAGGTTTAAAGTTAAATCTCAAAAATCAATTAATTTATCTATAGCCGTTGCTTTTAAGCAACGGCTATAAAGAGATAAAATAAAAGGGATTTATCCCAAAATTTTAGCATTCAGTCATCTGTTGAAAATTTATAAGAGGAATGATGGCTTCCTTTTTATTTATTATTGTTTATTGGGTTAAAACCCTATTGTTTTTATTTTTTTATTGCCGTCAGTTAAAACTGACGGCAACAAAAAAGCAGCAAATTTTTAAACTTTTGTAATAATAATAATTTTTTGAGAGAGTTGCGGGGCAGCGGCAACTTTATGAACCCTTCAACAAGTTCAGGGTATCGCCTTGTGGGTTAATGTGTTGATAATCAGCTAGTTGTGTGGCGGCAGCGGCTACTTTCAACTTTTAAACCATTCGTCAGGCTCATGGCATCGCTTTATAAACTAATGTGTTGATAATCAGTTAGTTGTGTACGGCTAGCACTACAATAAATCATAAACCAATTACATATTATTTTGTATGGTATAATTATTGCTTAAAATTTTTTATACTAAAATTATTATTATGAAAAGATTTTTATTTATTTCGATAATATTTTTTATAGCTATTTCTGTAAATGCCCAAAAAATTTATGTTACTGAATGGAAGAGCGAGGCTGATAAAAAAGTATATGTTACAACATGGAAAAGCGAGGCTGATATGCTTGTTTATGTTACTGAGTGGAAGAGCGAAGCAGTAAAAAATTCAGGATTATGGTATTTTACAACATGGAAAAGCGAAGCCGATTGGAAAGTTTATTTTACAACATGGAAAAGCGAAGCAGACCTTATTATTTATTATACCGAATGGAAAAGTGAGGCTGGATTTAAGAAAAAATGATGCTTATTTTTTTACGATTTCGCTTTTTAATTCAATTAACAATTCTTTTATTTTTATTAAAGAATTTGTAATAACCGCATTGCTATTACTATTAGCATCTTCATTTATTTTGTCTTTTGCGCCTTTTAGTGTGTAGCCCTTCTTTTTAACAAGATAATAAATTTTATCAATTAGCTCCAGATTTTCTTTAGTGTAAAACCTATTGCCTTTTTTATTTCTTTTGGGATTTAAGTTTGTAAATTGTTTTTCCCAAAAATGCAAGGTCGAAGGGCGAAGATTGTATTTTTCCGCTACTTCGGATATAGAATAATATAATTTATTATCATTTTCTTGCATATACAAAAATACGAACTAAAATCAAATTAAAAATATTTTCATTTCAATTCTTTGCAATTATTAAATTCTGGAAATAAATTAAGCCTTTTATCATTGTTTTGCAATCCGTTTGCACGAGCCATATCTATGAATTTTTTTGCTAAAATACAATTCTTGTTTTTCGCATAGTATGCTGTGTGAAATAGCATCATATCTATGTTTGCAGGCTCGGTGTATTCATAAATTTTTAAAAAGTTGTATAGATTATTTGATTGCAAATCATAAGCTCTTTTTGTGAATGTATAAGCCAATATCCCGCAATATCCAATTATTCTGTTCATTACATCACTTTCAAGCGAAAAAGAATCGACTTTTGCTGAAAGGCGTACAGAATCTAATAAAGCAAAATATTTAATTGTGTCCAAATCTTGAAAATAATTATATATGCGATTTTGCAAAGTGTATTCCTTAATTAAATTAGAATTGTATTTGCTTTTGAACTCTTCTGTAATGCTTAAATTCAGGCTGTCGCGTAATTTATTTAATGAAGGTTTTTCTGCTCCTATTGCGAAAATGGCATTGGAAATATTGTTTATTGCCAAATCAAATCGATTGCTTTTTACTAATTCTTGAGCTCGGCTTATATAAATATTTTCATCAATATTAGTGTTTTTATTTGACAATCGGTTTATTAAAATGAAAAAATCTTCAAATAAATTAGCATTGGGCCATTCGTGGCTATCTTTAAATACGCATAAGGATTTAGTTCTTCTAATGTTTTTATTATTGAAAATTGAAATTACTTCGTTGTAGTTAAAATCTGATGAGCCTACAAAAAACATAGCGGGCTGCTTGCCTGTATTCCATAATTCTAAATTTGCAGGACCAGCACCGCATAAGGCTGTAGCCAACACATTTTTTGTTTCTGATTCTAATAAACTAATTGCTCTGGCTCCGCCCGAAAAGCCGCTTAGAAAAATTTTTGTTGTATCAACAGGAGCATTTGTGTAAACTTCATTGAACCAAA is a genomic window of Bacteroidales bacterium containing:
- the htpG gene encoding molecular chaperone HtpG; this encodes MMQKGSINVQAGNIFPIIKKFLYSEHEIFLRELVSNAIDASTKLKKLVSLGKAETELGDLTIRIELDTKKKTLKIIDRGIGMTEEEVQKYINEIAFSGAEDFVKKYIGKDEKEISGIIGHFGLGFYSSFMVSEKVEIETLSYIKDAKAVKWSCDGSPEYTMSSSKKTDRGTEITLYFSEDSLEFNDENRILELLKKYCRFLPFPIEFGTEKISEPIEGEKDKDGNQKYKDVEKPRIINNPNPLWKKAPAELKDEDYQDFYRELYPYSFESPLFHIHINVDYPFNLTGILYFPKLKKNIEVQRNKIQLYCNQVFITDNVENIVPEFLTLLHGVIDSPDIPLNVSRSYLQSDSNVKKISSHITKKVADKLEELYKNDKEDFEKKWDDIRVFIRYGMISNESFYERAEKFALLKDIDGKYFTLDEYIDKIKENQTDKNKKTVILYTTDKDEQHTYISAATAKNYSILELDSIIDIHFIDFLERKNDKISFKRVDAEMIDKLIDKDIKEQTSKLNEEEAKKVEELFKNAIPSDVQAFVKVEAASEDAPPINMMQPEFMRRMSDISQMGGMDYMAGMGRSYTILVNSNHELITGLVDSSDEEKN
- a CDS encoding DUF4062 domain-containing protein is translated as MAKKRKIKIMVASTVYQNRDLLLQICGILNTYGYHVINSEYGTLHPPLGMNNTEACIAAVAECDIFFGIINPMYSTGITHLEFKRAIAIDKPRRFIAHSFVTFSRKLLAQYMYDDADKTQRNNFEIQSTSVMDSVKVIDMYNDAVQSNLAYEKRKYHWVQEFFRPDEALRHVETLFRDIKRVERELANLNNPVL
- a CDS encoding transcriptional regulator; the protein is MKTEQLIKDLLKQDESGQLEFKEVVCKDTIGKTICGFLNHKGGQLLIGITGDKEIRGVKDANKWQSEIEQYLIKEIVPEAPVMVSIENYGNKQLLLIKVWEGSKQPYIFNGSIYYRRNDRTIKASSKEISDLIHKRMETEIHWERQAALGVELDDLDIEEIEKTMDAAFSDNKMKDIKKEPLEFLSYYGLFKNGNFTNAAVVLFAKNPSRFIPQARVRVAFLDHGKTGDVFRDDQLLEGNLFKNIEIIQNFFEKHLSFSRKFENNNWKRKDDYVFPMAALREGVMNALVHREYSLVSSALSIIIYNDKLEITNSGKSPLKQSELKKNHLSMPYNPDIAHMVFLRGYIEKIGRGTLKIIDACKQAGIKTPVWEIGEQTVKLTFFSDIKLGGANEGANKGAIEGAIEGAIEGATKRVKDKLAILLSAIAAKEGNRVPEYKEVTGLPDSSMERYIKQLKDAGLIEFKGEAAHTGGYYLTKKMKTKLKQRESK
- a CDS encoding aldehyde dehydrogenase family protein, producing MKQEEKTKKVLSRLGIKPINDGVCTGTKWIDSKGATTTSFSPIDNSEIAKVKNATIDDYEKVMKTAQEAFLQWRKVPAPKRGEIVRQIGLALREAKEDLGYLVSLEMGKIYQEGMGEVQEMIDICDFAQGQSRLLNGFTMQSERNEHRLYDQYHPLGIVGLVTAFNFPVAVWAWNSMLAAVCGDVVVWKPSSKTPLCAIAVQNIIADVLKKNKLPEGIFNLVVAKSSVLGDNFVADKRIPLFSITGSTRVGKRAGEIIGARLGKSILELGGNNAVIISESADLDMAVSSTVFGAVGTCGQRCTSTRRLIIHEKVYEDVKKRLLNAYKQIENKIGSPLDENVLVGPLIDKDAQDTFLKAIEAVKKEGGKVLFGGTKYEVGDCKKGSYVLPALVEAKNEYEIVQEETFAPILYLIKYKGEIENAIAINNDVPQGLSSSLFSLNMREVEKFLSGSGSDCGIANINTGTSGAEIGGAFGGEKDTGVGRESGSDSWKQYMRRHTNMINYSDELPLAQGIKFDL
- a CDS encoding MerR family transcriptional regulator, translating into MQENDNKLYYSISEVAEKYNLRPSTLHFWEKQFTNLNPKRNKKGNRFYTKENLELIDKIYYLVKKKGYTLKGAKDKINEDANSNSNAVITNSLIKIKELLIELKSEIVKK